Proteins co-encoded in one Balearica regulorum gibbericeps isolate bBalReg1 chromosome 24, bBalReg1.pri, whole genome shotgun sequence genomic window:
- the LOC104638847 gene encoding olfactory receptor 5J3-like, translating into MAEGNHTVVTEFILLGFTDNMKLQVLLFVTFLLIYLLTLVGNLGMIVLIWIDSKLHTPMYFFISSLSFLDVSYSTIIIPSTLLTFVAETKVISYTACTAQLFLFCIAVTGECYLLAVMAYDRFIAICNPLLYPVIMSKRFCVLLVCGSYFMSCMNATIQTLFIFHLSFCNSNIINHFFCDVPPILKLSCSDTYITDLVHFTCATVLVISTMLLILISYICIGVTVHKIKSAKGRRKAFSTCASHLTVVTMFYGTGSFMYLRPSSKYSVEHDKIISVFYTLAIPMLNPMIYSLRNKEVKAALKKTVARVYYSLCVPQRLKTSSRTERT; encoded by the coding sequence ATGGCAGAAGGGAATCATACTGTGGTGACTGAGTTTATCTTGTTGGGATTCACAGACAACATGAAGTTGCAGGTCCTTCTCTTCGTGACGTTCCTACTGATCTACCTGTTGACCCTAGTGGGAAATCTGGGGATGATTGTGCTCATCTGGATTGACTCCAAgctccacacccccatgtacttcttcatCAGCAGCCTTTCCTTCTTAGATGTCAGCTACTCCACCATCATTATACCTAGCACACTCTTGACCTTTGTGGCTGAGACAAAAGTCATATCTTACACAGCATGCACAGCTCAGCTCTTCCTATTCTGCATCGCAGTGACAGGGGAATGCTACCTCCTGGCTGTGATGGCATATGACCGGTTTATAGCCATCTGCAACCCCTTGCTCTACCCTGTCATTATGTCCAAGAGGTTCTGTGTGCTCCTTGTGTGTGGCTCCTACTTCATGAGCTGCATGAATGCAACTATTCAGACATTATTTATATTCCACCTGTCCTTCTGCAATTCCAACATTATCAATCATTTCTTCTGCGATGTGCCTCCCATCCTGAAGCTCTCCTGCTCTGACACTTATATCACTGACCTGGTCCATTTCACCTGTGCTACTGTGCTCGTCATCTCAACCATGCTCCTCATTCTCATCTCTTACATCTGCATTGGGGTTACCGTCCATAAGATTAAATCTGCCAAAGGCAGACGCAAAGCCTTCTCCACCTGTGCTTCCCATCTGACTGTTGTCACCATGTTCTATGGGACAGGTTCCTTCATGTACTTACGGCCCAGTTCAAAATACTCTGTGGAGCATGATAAGATCATCTCTGTGTTCTATACTCTGGCAATTCCCATGCTGAACCCTATGATTTATAGCCTGAGGAACAAGGAAGTCAAAGCAGCACTTAAAAAGACAGTAGCAAGGGTATATTACTCTCTGTGTGTACCACAGAGATTGAAGACTTCAAGCAGGACTGAGAGAACCTGA